In the Salvia miltiorrhiza cultivar Shanhuang (shh) chromosome 8, IMPLAD_Smil_shh, whole genome shotgun sequence genome, GTTACTATGTATTTGACGTTTTAGGTTCTTGGGAAGATTATAAACGGTGTGCAAGGTTTTGGATTTCAATGCCAAGGCTGGATAGATTCTCCCTTGAAGGGGGCCGATGGTAACAAAGAGTTTCTGGCTTGCTTCAGCCGTGCAGCCGTGGAAGATGCAGATCCTGTTAAGGCAGATATTGCTCAATTATTCAGGTGCACTGAAAGCAACCAGCAACCAGAGGAATAATTCACACACAGAATGCTTGTTGcttcttctcaaaaaaaaaaaaaaagaatgctTGTTGCTTCAAGAAAACTGGCTGACTTATGCAGCACAAGATAGATAGCAACAAATTGGATTCATTTTCTTGGGATCCTTTTAGGCTTTGATGTAACTTATTTCTGACTACATGGTAGCTCAAGAACAAAGTTTATATACAATTTTGTACTTATATTACACACGATTCACGTTTCAAAGATGTATATTTACAATTGAATTTGTTTTTATACTAAATACACTAAGTAGGTCCAAATTTGCAAGTACACAACATTATATTTGAAAGGATGCACATAACTGTATAAATCACTGTGAAGCAACAAGATTCAACATCTCAAAAGGAAGCTTAATACCAAAAACCTGCCCGACTACTGAGAACCACGAAAGCAGGTACTTTTCTAGAGGGATCCTGTTTTGAGCAGCTGAAATGTCGCTGCTTAGGAGTAGCTTCATCCATTCACTGGTTCCACAAGGATGCAACGTATACCATGGTCGCCTCAGTTCAGGGTGCTCCTACAGTGTAGAAATAGCATACATGAAAATGTTACATGCAAATAGGCTTCTTCTCTCTGTGACAAAAGTTCAGGTTACTTTTACAAAAGCTTATTTCGAGCATTTGTGCCTGTACTATAGTCCAAACACAGCAAAGAATTGCCTAAAGCTAATGAAACATTTAAAGAAGCATTCATTTATGAACAGAGCGTGTAGAGAAATTAACCTCCTGAGTTATGAATGTCCACTTGGCTCTAGCTAGCAGTTGAGCTGAGTCGATAGGGATATCTTTTTCAATGACATCTAACAGCAGAGGCTGCCCATCTGCAAGATGTAGTTAAGTCATTAGTTCAGCATAAATTCAATATCAACATCAACATTCATAACTTGAATGCTTTCAGGCTTTCAGCAAGTAAAGTGTCAAAGTTGAAGAGCATTAACACAGTGATGGATAGTAGGTGATCTGAAAATAAAATTCAGTAAGTCAATAGTATATATGAATCAATTTTCAGCAAAGAAGTCCAATCATCTGCAACTCAAAACTAGTTCTGATACTAATCTATGAGAGTTAGATAAGATCTACATCAAAATGTTAGCTTTAAAGCAGTAAATAAATTGGCACAAGCCATAGGCCATTCATCTCGCGCTATGACAAAATATTTGCATAGAGTTGTTAGTGACCAATCCTCATAGCCCAAATGCAGGTGATTTGTACTCACTAAGCTCATCAGGTACATATATGttagtattatattaaatgaactAGCACGTGCTTTCACTTGCAACAGCAGGTTGAGACAAAATTAATAGATCATGTTCTTCAGATTAATCTAGCCCAAATGAAGTCTAAGTTCTAGAGAACTGGACATTCTCGACAGTTTCACACAGCATGACATGGGTTTTCCCTCCCATCCACCATATATATGTTAGCGCTTTAGGTCATCACGTTTCTGATTGTTAAAGTAATATGCAGAGAACAAGAACTAAACAATTCATAGTTCTAACagaataattaaaattgattcTGGCTAGAATAATCTACAGAAGGTAGAAAATCTCAGCACTAACTGCAGCTGTCAACAAATCAAAAAGAGATCGCGTTGTAAAACTATCTCTGCCACAGTTAGCACCCCTTGGCTATTTTTACTCATAATTGGCTTGAACACTTTTACAATATCTGTGGATTTTGTTTATTGCAATCCAAGGACCACAACAGTTAACTTACCACTGTGGTAAGCACGAAAATATAGCACCGGAACCCTGTAGGAAGCACTATAAACTGCATGAAGGTCGTAGCGATGTTCTACAGGGCCATCATTGAGAACCTAGCAAGAAAAGGGAACCACAATGCAAATGGATTAATTACATTCGCTTGCCATTAGATACATAATTAACTTAACTACAAAACCATTAATCTCTTCATTTCAAAtagaaattggaaaaaaaagagTGCAACAAAATATATGTCAGTGCAAGTAACCAAGGCCAGATAAGTAACTTCTGACGACATTTTCCCAATCTAGAAACTAAGCGTTTCAGCCTGGCAGAACTACTAATGTAATTATGCCATTTGATGCAAGTCTAAACTCCCAGTTAATCCTCATCAATAACATGCAGTTCTTGTACAAGACTGCCAAGCAGTGCCAAGATCTGAACATTTTCGAAACTCAAGGTAGTAGTATTCTTGGGAAACTTGCTTCACATAATCAACACATCAAAGTTTATATACCATAGAGCAGAAAAGGGCAATGTGCAGAGATGAGAACCTATCTCAAAAACCTTTCAAGTTTTTGACAACTTAGTAAGATGAGCAACGAGTAAATGCACATAAAAACTTATGAAGTACCAAAAACAATTCAATCAAACATATATGGAGAATCTTATGATATTTATCCCAAGAGAAAGAGAATGCTTACAACTACAGCAGTATCAACGACCTCATCTTCACAATCACTACAGCACTCTTCTTTCTCCGCCACATCGCTGCTGTAATGAGCAGCTCCCTACAAAACCATATACTACtagatatcaatttttttaaatcttttttCAGGCGATCAACAAAATCTTGTTCACTCTTAACAAGGAATTTGATTTTGGCATTTCgtcaaaagaaaaatgaaccCACCTCTGATAACCTGGGAAGAATTACATTTTCCAGGGACAAGTATCCCACCTCAAAATGAccaaaaacaaatcaaaattcgAATAAGATAGCATGAAAAAAATTGACAAATGATGGAAGTTTGACAGTATGTAAAGGAGTAATATACTTGATCATTAGTGGAAAGCCAGGGCCGTTTAGGGGAAGGAATCCATGTCCATTGAGGTAAAGATGAATTGAATTTCCGCCACTGCTCCGAAAAAGTGGAAGCTGCAACGAAGAACTCAGTGCAAGAAAGGGTGCCGTCCCAAGATTCCACCATCAAATTCTCAAGTACAATGAAATCAGGATTCCCTTCCTACAATCCGCCCAGACGACGTTCGGAATCGAATCACCTAATAAGTTGATTTATACTTGTGCAGTTGTGCATACAAAAATTTGTCGTTTTGATTTCGTGccgaataataataataataataataacaactcTAAATTCAGATGGACGAATTACAATATatctttaaatattttaaattatgtgaaaatattgaaatatcattatttataaattagattaattggcaataaaaaaatatgttgatTTAAATGTTAGTATTCGaattaaaatagtgtataataaTAGTATTaccaatttaataaatttaatgagtattgtataagtaataattgaataataataataataataataataataataataataataattattattattattattattattattaaatttatagattgtaaaacaaaaaatttaaatcaatcttattttgagcaaataacactaaaccatcaatctaaaaaaattaatagcaATCATTTAACATAATAGttttgggctcttaaaagtccaaactatattattattaaaagtttatactatttaaatagctcaaaattaattacaaaatcatgaaaaatacgaataatataaaaataataatataaaaataaatatgtttatataaataaataaataatttgtacacataattaaataaatttatataaaattttcaattgtaattttagatatataactattttttcatttgcaaattcatattaaaattaacaaaGTTTCATtatccttaattgcattaaaaactaTAACtactaatattaaaataattataattaaacaattatgtaaacttttttgaaatgaaaaaaatagcattacttattttttcaccaacaaaagaaaacaaaatgaaaaaaaggtATGATGTTCAACATTAAAGATAAATGagagataacaaaaattaattttgacacttTAATCGaccataacttattcgtttcaaatttattttttaacatcGAATTAAAGATCTTTTATAATcattaatttaacatccatttaaaaaaaatcatgaattaagGTTAACGATTTTATGGGAGAAGATGTTGAgtggagagagaggagagatatagatatataaaacgtACTCCTTcggtcccacgaattttgatgTAATTGTTTTCGGcccgggaattaaggagttgtagattagtgttttaagtgtgtaggtaataaattagaaaagtgataattaagtataattaagaatctttatttttcaattaattgttactatatttagaaatgcatcaagattcgtgggacgatccaaaaatgaatatgcatcaagattcgtgggatggtgggatggagagagtatatatttattataaaaaatgtttgatatttagagagaggagagatgtatagagatgaatagatatataaaatgtatttatattttgagCTAGAAAGAAATGTTTGGCTTTTAGGATAGTATAGATTTGTCTTTCATATTTGTAGGTAGAAAACAATGTTTAAGGTATGCAAAACAAAAAATCGAATTTCAATAGAATAATGAATGCATTTCAGGTGGCAAATGCAGATTTCACACGGTTCAAATTTACAGAAAGAAATTCGTAAGGTAAATTGCAAAAATCCACATAATTTGGATGGCAAAGTATAATCCCCCCTAACGACAAATAGTAGATACAAAACTGTTTGGAAGACTCTACATCTAATTGTAGTTTGGGAGAAAAATGAGCATTAATAGTTTCAAGTTAGGAAGGCAGCTAAGCCATTTCTACTTTGGGACTAACAGTTGTAACTTAAGTTTCCCTCCATACACAAACGCAGCAGCAACTCACAACAGCACAGCCTCGCATCACTTTGGTTTCGTTGGACTTGGGGAAGACGGAGGTTTCAAATCCGGATACTGCAGAAACAACAAGCAATACTAAGAATGTAGCTGCcaagagtgtgtgtgtgtgtgtgtgtgagagagagagagagagagagtatgcTTCATACATTTGGGTATGGAGACAGGGGCTTTTGACCCCCTTCAGATTTGTTAGAGGAACTAAGGGAACTAAAATCGGTATTCTTGATTTCTTCACTGGCAGGAGAAGCTGTATTTAACAATGAGTCTTTAGTTTCATCCACTCGTGCTATCCCTCCATTTGTATCAAGTTTTTTTGGCCCTTTGCTCTTTTTCTTCGGATAAATATGTACTGAAGGAGGTAGGAGGGTCTCTTGTATCTCCTGCAGACATACAAATAATTTGTATATGGATTATACAGTTCAGTGATGCAAATTGTTTAAGAGTTACCATGAAATATACAATGAAAAAGTTGCCACATCTATGGTAGAAAACCAGGAGGAGGAGGCGAGAGAGAACCAAATAACTAAATGCAGGAGGATATGAAAATACGTATAACGTGGATATCTAGCAGAGGAAATGACAAGTTCTGAGTTGTAGCAAAATCTAGGTAAAGCAACATCATATTAGATCGGAACTGAATCCCACATCACAATTTAAAGCTCATAGACAGGAAACGAATTGGAATTCTGTTAAAGACAACTCTAGGCAACACAAACTATCTTTGAATTCTCATGTTTTTTCCATCCCAATTCATTATTGTAAATCAGTTAATAACACTGGCATCATATGCCTTGACAAAATGGTGAAAACAAgtgaataaagaaataaatggcACTCAAACCCACTCAGCATCTTTTATTCCATACTATCTAGGCTAGTAAAATGAATGTGGTTCCTATACCCCGATACATAAATTTTGAGATATGCTTATCATGCAATAGTTTCAAAAACCTAACCACATAAAACTGAAAATGGCCAGGATTCATCAAAAGCTCAAGCTTTGTGGTGAAATTTATACTCCCATTGACTTCACAAGAATAAATTGTACTAAAAAGTAGCCATTGCATCAACAGAAATTAACAAAGTCCGTTGAAATACAAACATTTTATTTTGcatgagctaaaataaaaaatcaattcaCTTACTAATGTAAGAGAACAAGCAGCCTACCTGCCATCCTTTCTTGCCCATGGTTCCTCCCCGAATAGCATACGCCTCTTTAAAACCATTTTTCACCAATAACTCAGCCACTTTCATAGAGTTGCCACCAAAGCTACCTTACACATGTAATTTATCCACAGAAAAGTCAGTTTAAGTCCCTATATCAAGGAAACTAAGTCAAGAGCAAAAACAGAAACATTAATAAACCAACAACAGAAGTTTGTCCTAAATTCTTGACAAACCAATCATTTAAGTGCATCTGTTGtaattaaatcctaattgtgattaataaattgTATTAGGTGATCAATGAACCATAATTAGGGTGGATGCACACAAGTTTTAGAATCCCATTCAAAAAATTCTATAGATTCTTGATTAGGATATTCATGTCCAAAGATAGCCTGCTTATCAAAGTCTTCCAGCAAAATAAACGAAAGTAACAAACTTCAAAAGCTTACTTGTCCAAGATACAAAGAGTGGTGTTAGCTGGCTCCCCAAAATTCTTGAGAACCCTCTTCACAAAACCTTCTTCATCTCCTTCTCGAAATCTGACCTGCACTGTATTCTTGCTCAATATTTTCAAATTGGGAGAGCCCAAAGAAGCAATGCTCTTATCGTCCCTTATATCCAACAACTGGGCAGTGGGGTCATCCTGCAGCTTCTTGAATGCATTAATGGCGGAAATGAACTTATACTTCTGCGAATACTCCTCAGCTAAAGGGATCGCAACAAGCCAGATGAAAACGACTGTGGCAACAAAAAAAGGGTAGCGGTTGAAAAAGTTGTCGATCGAAACCAAAATGGATTCCAAGTTAATTCTGCCGGGAACTTCTTCAGTTGGGAGAGCGGCGGTGGTTTCAGAGGCGAAGCAAGAAATTGGGAATGTGAATCCAAGAAAGGGCAATGAGAATTGGGGTTTGAGGAGTACTAGTTTGTGGGAATTGGGATTTTCGGACAAATTGTGAGGGGAAATGGCGGTTGTTGAAGTGTTGCTTGATTGGTGATTTGGGATTTGAGTTTCGATAAGTGTGGGATTGCAATTTAGGAGGAAAAGATGTGTTTTTGGAGTTGTTTTCCGGGGTTTTATAGAAGGGTTTAATAATGGTGGGAAAGCTGAGAGGCATCTGGAAAGAGACTccatgaagagagagagagaattggctGGACTACATATGGATCGATGATATGATGAATTATATGATAAGATGGCGCCATATGCAACGGCCTTTATCAGTTTTCACCACTTTCGCCTTCACTTCCATCGTCCAACTGAGGGGCAATCTAGTAATTATCTGTTCAGCCAGGTACCATCTCGCTACGAGTTGCTATATTTTCCGTCAAGAGGAGTAGTATTCTTTTTTGGATTGTTCCGCAAAAATTGAAcatttcttttatataataattttttttacatttattcacttttttatttttttatttattacacTTAACGCACAAAATATTAATTCCTTAAAATatgtgcccaaaaaaaattgctcaAATTTCATGGAACCGAagaaatattaattttgattttctaCGCAATTCTGATGTAATTTTGACTTTCGACACGTTAtataacatactccctccgtcccaggccaatatgcccagttcttttcggcacggagattaagaaagtcaCTTTTTGGTAGGTAGATGGTGTGGTCCACCCAAAATTAAGCAATTAAGTGttcccttattttttcttaatccCATTTTATTACTTTGGTCATTTAAACattcaatattaaaattatttcccATATGTGCTGCTTAATTAAAAATAGGCATAATTACTGTGCTGCT is a window encoding:
- the LOC131000805 gene encoding ubiquitin-like-conjugating enzyme ATG10 → MVESWDGTLSCTEFFVAASTFSEQWRKFNSSLPQWTWIPSPKRPWLSTNDQVGYLSLENVILPRLSEGAAHYSSDVAEKEECCSDCEDEVVDTAVVVLNDGPVEHRYDLHAVYSASYRVPVLYFRAYHSDGQPLLLDVIEKDIPIDSAQLLARAKWTFITQEEHPELRRPWYTLHPCGTSEWMKLLLSSDISAAQNRIPLEKYLLSWFSVVGQVFGIKLPFEMLNLVASQ
- the LOC131000806 gene encoding rhodanese-like domain-containing protein 4A, chloroplastic, producing the protein MESLSRCLSAFPPLLNPSIKPRKTTPKTHLFLLNCNPTLIETQIPNHQSSNTSTTAISPHNLSENPNSHKLVLLKPQFSLPFLGFTFPISCFASETTAALPTEEVPGRINLESILVSIDNFFNRYPFFVATVVFIWLVAIPLAEEYSQKYKFISAINAFKKLQDDPTAQLLDIRDDKSIASLGSPNLKILSKNTVQVRFREGDEEGFVKRVLKNFGEPANTTLCILDNFGGNSMKVAELLVKNGFKEAYAIRGGTMGKKGWQEIQETLLPPSVHIYPKKKSKGPKKLDTNGGIARVDETKDSLLNTASPASEEIKNTDFSSLSSSNKSEGGQKPLSPYPNYPDLKPPSSPSPTKPK